The proteins below are encoded in one region of Oncorhynchus nerka isolate Pitt River linkage group LG15, Oner_Uvic_2.0, whole genome shotgun sequence:
- the vasna gene encoding vasorin a, whose protein sequence is MAPFLPLLLLLLSSSSSVLSSDCPEDCSCQAQGSIFCIQRRSPVVPRDLPSSVKHLYVFQNGINTLAQDDFTGLGELEMLDLSQNKLTEVPDGVFETLSSLRNLDLSANYITHIAKDSFSGLMQLERLYLHGNRIKSIQSEAFEVLEDLLELKLQGNQLTGLPMLRLPRLLLLDLSFNSLPTLGPQDLQTPHLESLKVAALGLTTLDSDLMASLGNLHDLDVSQNQLEGMPEALKATRGLIKLSLAANPIGELRNEDFQSLVGLHELDLSGLNLQGLPQGFFQLFPRLGHLTVAENPFNCLCPLAWFPGWLKEKNVDLGHTEETRCHFPPVNAGKVLAELDHQDFGCPPTTTVMTNALGEGSTSAPPIPTTSPGNTHTNAIPPPPPFPSDEPSSTETDIESRPPPPASPTTAFRDEGHICPPNICLNGGTCRFDPLGQLGCLCPHGTMGLYCENLESYNHNQPPLQTSAPEVLASMVAPIVTSDPNDISSRQVTSTSILLDLHRFLETRPHIRGIKLTYRNLSGPDRRPMSLSVPASYPEYTLRGLRPNCTYSVCASPLAERVNGGGGGGGSPTEGGSCMEARTEGGPQASSLEPHVDDQSQLTYTLIPALAALALVTGVAVVAILVLFLRRRRAHMALEGGEMGPMELEGLKACLENGVGNGGTLPHKGADIAPCHTSIPTQPQNGGSSQTLPQNGGLEYEAPLMKGQGHCPSNNNVASLKPSYF, encoded by the exons ATGgcgcccttcctccccctcctcctcctcctcctctcctcctcttcctctgtcctctccagtGACTGTCCAGAGGATTGCTCTTGTCAGGCCCAGGGTTCCATCTTCTGTATCCAGCGTCGTTCCCCCGTCGTCCCCCGCGACCTCCCTTCCTCTGTGAAACATCTCTACGTCTTCCAGAACGGCATCAACACTTTAGCCCAGGATGACTTCACAG GCCTGGGGGAACTGGAGATGCTGGACCTGTCCCAGAATAAACTCACGGAGGTCCCGGATGGGGTCTTTGAAACGCTATCTTCGCTGAGGAATCTCGATTTGTCCGCAAACTACATTACCCACATCGCCAAGGATAGCTTCTCCGGATTGATGCAACTCGAGAGGCTGTATCTCCACGGCAACCGCATCAAGAGCATCCAATCGGAGGCCTTCGAGGTTCTGGAGGATCTTCTGGAACTGAAGCTCCAGGGGAACCAGTTGACCGGTCTCCCAATGCTCCGTCTCCCCAGGCTTCTCCTCCTTGATCTCAGCTTCAACTCTCTCCCGACGCTGGGTCCCCAAGACCTCCAGACCCCCCACCTCGAGTCGCTCAAAGTGGCTGCGTTGGGGCTCACCACCCTGGACTCAGATCTGATGGCCTCCCTGGGGAACCTCCATGACCTTGATGTGTCCCAGAACCAGCTGGAGGGGATGCCTGAAGCATTGAAGGCCACCCGGGGGCTTATCAAGCTCAGCCTGGCTGCCAACCCCATTGGGGAGCTCCGGAACGAGGACTTCCAG AGTCTGGTGGGTCTCCATGAGCTGGATCTCAGTGGGCTGAACCTCCAGGGCTTGCCCCAGGGTTTCTTTCAGCTCTTCCCCAGGCTGGGGCACCTCACGGTGGCCGAGAATCCCTTcaactgtctctgtcctctggccTGGTTCCCTGGCTGGCTGAAAGAGAAGAATGTGGATCTGGGACACACAGAGGAGACAAGGTGCCACTTCCCACCAGTGAATGCTGGCAAG gtgcTGGCGGAGCTGGACCATCAAGATTTCGGCTGTCCACCTACGACCACTGTCATGACGAATGCCCTAGGGGAGGGGAGTACTTCCGCACCCCCCATTCCGACTACATCCCCTGGAAACACACATACCAACGCCATCCCCCCACCTCCGCCATTCCCTAGTGATGAACCATCCTCAACGGAGACAGACATTGAGAGTCGTCCCCCTCCTCCAGCTTCTCCGACTACCGCTTTCAGGGATGAGGGCCACATCTGCCCGCCGAACATCTGCCTCAATGGGGGTACGTGCCGCTTCGATCCTCTGGGACAGCTTGGATGTCTCTGTCCCCACGGAACTATGGGCTTGTACTGCGAGAACCTGGAGTCGTATAACCACAACCAGCCACCTCTCCAAACCTCCGCCCCCGAGGTTTTGGCATCCATGGTTGCCCCCATTGTAACCTCTGATCCCAATGACATCAGTTCCCGTCAGGTGACCTCCACGTCCATCCTCCTCGACCTGCACCGTTTCCTCGAGACGAGGCCGCACATCCGCGGGATTAAGCTGACCTACCGGAACCTCTCAGGGCCCGACCGGCGCCCCATGTCCCTCAGCGTCCCCGCCTCGTACCCAGAATACACCCTCCGAGGGCTCCGGCCCAACTGTACCTACTCGGTGTGCGCCAGCCCCCTGGCAGAGAGAGTGAACGGGGGTGGAGGCGGTGGAGGTAGCCCTACCGAGGGAGGGTCTTGTATGGAGGCTCGTACCGAGGGAGGTCCCCAAGCTTCGTCCTTGGAGCCCCATGTGGATGATCAGAGCCAGCTCACCTACACCCTCATCCCAGCCTTGGCTGCTCTCGCCCTGGTCACGGGGGTGGCGGTGGTGGCCATCCTGGTTCTTTTCCTCCGGAGGAGACGGGCTCACATGGCACTGGAAGGGGGTGAGATGGGACCAATGGAACTGGAGGGCCTTAAGGCTTGTCTGGAGAACGGCGTGGGGAACGGGGGCACCCTACCCCACAAGGGAGCGGATATCGCCCcctgtcacacctccatcccgACCCAGCCACAAAATGGCGGATCGTCACAGACCCTTCCACAAAATGGTGGTTTAGAATATGAGGCCCCCCTCATGAAGGGACAGGGCCACTGTCCATCGAATAATAATGTGGCATCCTTGAAGCCATCGTACTTCTAG